Proteins from a genomic interval of Ciona intestinalis chromosome 9, KH, whole genome shotgun sequence:
- the zf(c2h2)-69 gene encoding uncharacterized protein zf(c2h2)-69 isoform X6, with the protein MLAHQDINRLNLCKSCNLFFPTIHSLQVHLQNKHQTNKGAESSNETLNDQDSFMKLLSLNKPIKTVAQDVSVKVEAGKDSTMFRTSPMVAYLNVPSWLQTTMQDDWKYVYSRLDSEKNSTLNERSMQDSTGLCGIGVHTTTNNRKMYWCRLCNYASFEKSTIMRHQRTHTGLRPYSCTFCNLAFTTKANCERHVRKRHHHNIQPNTDVKELVYCDYELLRKARTGSLKEDQMSKIISPNTGRFFSFQCRICKSAFSSRSNGARHVMSKHGVVNRKGANEVIMCMKLNKTSAVKLNQQETNDEVVERKALNVQTNPSQSMGVTPKNPRFDKFEKPDKLKTQLHVNKKLIPLAKIQSFNNTVSHLYDKFDKQYKNMCEDLNLPDTEDINGSKSFIVRINNAIQALTKVFENCQASGKYQPTIYSNKPSPKIVSNHDQMMNGSNSFTQDDIAKDPDCDYAQLFADGKLNCVDDVGDNVLPAIQDTYSYSANFSKEFPAESSVKPVEQNMFNSSWETNDFTSVEDLVEFIQHPKVKPIGESLDNDEIMEIQGEKSLNFSDKQKSPQSSISSLKSGDGWTSMSDNAVQRSHRYLKEVLNEENSMTNDSVYEEALPTMVQTSNRLFRKGNRISKVENESKAMLVTNRTRKCPKCNKVFPWASSLRRHIMTHTGLKPFMCGQCSMQFTTRSNLLRHVYRRHGLAPTEKNNDYVITLSMSQQKKLAEECSNSNVTSKDLEHKVRPIVSKEDVVLPEKNKIAVDQVKTPEVKNEGVVYNKRYACGLCGVPFANRSNLVRHLQRLHETTKDHPNFKEMLLKLDTSRHSESELDSSISDIGGRKFDRKLGIDQNILKKKNRYLPNSPNTTDSKEFKCGICFIGFTKRNNAARHIQQQHSISKNGTNFCKLIIHSKPQTASSYEEDSDAKLQTSKSTAPDLTKDIRIEVKQVDEPKVVVKTESMEEEMKEVENETQKETLEKNNCSTEDDKTKPESPIEEKTSDVSKWSGRRRLTTRKHLIN; encoded by the exons ATGTTGGCCCATCAAGATATAAATCGTTTGAATCTTTGTAAAAGCTGTAACTTGTTCTTTCCTACCATTCATTCTCTGCAAGTTCATCTGCAAAATAAGCACCAAACAAACAAGGGAGCTGAAAGTTCAAATGAGACGCTGAATGATCAAGACAGTTTTATGAAATTACTTTCGTTAAACAAGCCAATAAAAACAG TTGCTCAGGATGTATCTGTGAAAGTTGAAGCAGGAAAAGATTCCACAATGTTCCGCACATCTCCTATGGTAGCTTATCTTAATGTACCAAGCTGGTTACAAACTACCATGCAGGATGATTGGAAATACGTTTATTCAAGATtag ACTCAGAGAAAAATTCAACGTTGAATGAAAGATCTATGCaag ATTCCACTGGCTTGTGTGGCATTGGTGTTCACACAACAACCAACAACAGGAAAATGTATTGGTGTCGTCTTTGTAATTATGCATCTTTTGAAAAAAGCACAATTATGAG ACATCAGCGTACACACACTGGCTTGCGACCTTACTCGTGCACTTTCTGCAACCTCGCTTTCACAACCAAAGCGAATTGTGAACGACACGTACGCAAACGACATCATCATAATATTCAACCCAACACTGACGTTAAAGAAttg gtGTATTGTGATTATGAGTTGCTGAGAAAAGCGAGAACTGGTTCGTTGAAGGAAGATCAAATGTCGAAAATAATTTCTCCGAACACTGGAAGATTCTTCAG TTTCCAGTGTCGAATATGTAAGAGTGCTTTCAGCTCCCGAAGCAATGGAGCAAGACACGTCATGAGCAAACATGGAGTGGTTAATAGAAAAGGTGCAAACGAAGTTATAATGTGCATGAAGCTGAACAAAACTTCGGCAGTCAAATTGAACCAACAAGAAACGAATG ATGAAGTTGTGGAAAGAAAAGCTTTGAACGTACAAACCAACCCCTCACAATCGATg GGTGTAACTCCAAAAAATCCGAGATTTGACAAGTTCGAGAAACCTGACAAGTTAAAGACGCAATTGCACGTCAACAAGAAATTGATCCCTTTAGCCAAGATACAATCTTTCAATAACACAGTTTCGCATCTGTACGACAAGTTTGACAAGCAGTACAAGAATATGTGTGAAGATTTAAATCTGCCAG ATACAGAAGATATAAATGGGAGCAAAAGTTTTATCGTTCGTATTAACAACGCCATACAAGCCTTGACGAAGGTGTTTGAAAATTGTCAGGCATCTGGAAAGTACCAGCCAACCATTTATTCGAATAAACCATCTCCGAAAATAGTTTCAAACCATGATCAGATGATGAATGGTTCCAATTCCTTCACACAGGATGATATAg CTAAAGATCCAGACTGTGACTATGCCCAATTATTTGCTGATGGCAAACTTAATTGTGTGGATGATGTGGGAGATAATGTATTACCAGCTATACAAGACACTTATTCATATTCAGCAAACTTTAGTAAAGAGTTCCCTGCAGAATCCTCAG TTAAACCTGTTGAACAAAACATGTTCAATTCCTCGTGGGAAACGAATGATTTTACGAGTGTTGAAGATTTGGTGGAATTTATTCAACATCCAAAAGTTAAACCTATTGGAG aAAGTCTCGATAATGATGAAATAATGGAAATACAGGgagaaaaaagtttaaattttagcgACAAACAGAAATCTCCACAG aGTTCTATTTCTTCATTAAAATCTGGGGATGGTTGGACTTCTATGTCCGATAATGCTGTACAACGAAG TCACAGATATTTAAAGGAAGTTTTAAATGAAGAAAACTCGATGACAAATGATTCAGTATATGAAGAAGCATTACCTACAATGGTACAAACCTCCAATAGGTTGTTTCGTAAAG gcaaCCGAATTTCTAAGGTCGAAAATGAATCCAAAGCTATGTTGGTAACAAATAGAACACGAAAATGTCCGAAATGTAACAAAGTGTTTCCATGGGCGTCGTCGTTGCGTCGACATATTATGACACATACTGGCCTGaag CCATTTATGTGCGGACAATGCTCAATGCAATTTACCACTCGCTCAAATTTGCTGCGTCATGTTTACCGCCGTCATGGTTTGGCACCTacggaaaaaaataatgattaCGTCATCACTTTGTCCATGAGTCAGCAAAAAAAGCTTGCGGAAGAATGCAGTAATTCAAATGTGACCAGCAAAGATTTGGAACACAAAGTTAGA CCCATAGTTAGCAAAGAAGATGTGGTTTTACctgaaaagaataaaattgcGGTTGATCAAGTTAAAACACCCGAAGTAAAAAACGAGGGGGTGGTTTATAATAAG CGTTATGCTTGTGGTCTATGCGGCGTTCCGTTCGCAAATCGATCAAATCTTGTCCGACATTTGCAACGTTTACACGAGACAACCAAAGATCATCCAAACTTTAAG GAAATGTTGTTAAAACTAGACACTTCTCGTCATTCGGAATCGGAACTGGATTCATCAATAAGTGACATAGGCGGAAGAAAGTTCGATCGGAAACTTGGAATTGATCAAAATAtcttgaaaaagaaaaacagatACCTTCCAAATTCACCAAATACCACTGATTCCAAG GAATTTAAATGCGGGATTTGCTTTATTGGCTTCACAAAGAGAAACAACGCCGCTCGACacatacaacaacaacatagtATTTCGAAAAACGGAACAAACTTTTGCAAGCTCATTATACATAGTAAACCTCAAACAGCCTCGTCATATGAGGAAGATTCTGACGCCAAACTGCAAACCAGT AAATCTACTGCTCCAGATTTAACGAAAGATATTCGTATTGAAGTGAAACAAGTGGACGAACCAAAAGTTGTCGTGAAAACTGAAAGCATG GAAGAAGAGATGAAAGAAGTGGAAAATGAAACACAAAAGGAAACTTTAGAAAAA AATAACTGTTCGACGGAAGATGACAAAACGAAGCCGGAGTCTCCAATTGAGGAAAAAACTTCTGATGTTTCCAAGTGGTCTGGTAGAAGAAGATTAACAACAAgaaaacat ttGATTAATTAA
- the zf(c2h2)-69 gene encoding uncharacterized protein zf(c2h2)-69 isoform X3, whose translation MLAHQDINRLNLCKSCNLFFPTIHSLQVHLQNKHQTNKGAESSNETLNDQDSFMKLLSLNKPIKTVAQDVSVKVEAGKDSTMFRTSPMVAYLNVPSWLQTTMQDDWKYVYSRLDSEKNSTLNERSMQDSTGLCGIGVHTTTNNRKMYWCRLCNYASFEKSTIMRHQRTHTGLRPYSCTFCNLAFTTKANCERHVRKRHHHNIQPNTDVKELVYCDYELLRKARTGSLKEDQMSKIISPNTGRFFSFQCRICKSAFSSRSNGARHVMSKHGVVNRKGANEVIMCMKLNKTSAVKLNQQETNDEVVERKALNVQTNPSQSMGVTPKNPRFDKFEKPDKLKTQLHVNKKLIPLAKIQSFNNTVSHLYDKFDKQYKNMCEDLNLPDTEDINGSKSFIVRINNAIQALTKVFENCQASGKYQPTIYSNKPSPKIVSNHDQMMNGSNSFTQDDIAKDPDCDYAQLFADGKLNCVDDVGDNVLPAIQDTYSYSANFSKEFPAESSVKPVEQNMFNSSWETNDFTSVEDLVEFIQHPKVKPIGESLDNDEIMEIQGEKSLNFSDKQKSPQSSISSLKSGDGWTSMSDNAVQRRYLKEVLNEENSMTNDSVYEEALPTMVQTSNRLFRKGNRISKVENESKAMLVTNRTRKCPKCNKVFPWASSLRRHIMTHTGLKPFMCGQCSMQFTTRSNLLRHVYRRHGLAPTEKNNDYVITLSMSQQKKLAEECSNSNVTSKDLEHKVRPIVSKEDVVLPEKNKIAVDQVKTPEVKNEGVVYNKRYACGLCGVPFANRSNLVRHLQRLHETTKDHPNFKEMLLKLDTSRHSESELDSSISDIGGRKFDRKLGIDQNILKKKNRYLPNSPNTTDSKEFKCGICFIGFTKRNNAARHIQQQHSISKNGTNFCKLIIHSKPQTASSYEEDSDAKLQTSKSTAPDLTKDIRIEVKQVDEPKVVVKTESMEEEMKEVENETQKETLEKNNCSTEDDKTKPESPIEEKTSDVSKWSGRRRLTTRKHAIKKEVQEITSNATKKNCENELPKWKGRKRSASRKRLEGEASGEFTILMQKSTESHTKRKDSNSKLRKTE comes from the exons ATGTTGGCCCATCAAGATATAAATCGTTTGAATCTTTGTAAAAGCTGTAACTTGTTCTTTCCTACCATTCATTCTCTGCAAGTTCATCTGCAAAATAAGCACCAAACAAACAAGGGAGCTGAAAGTTCAAATGAGACGCTGAATGATCAAGACAGTTTTATGAAATTACTTTCGTTAAACAAGCCAATAAAAACAG TTGCTCAGGATGTATCTGTGAAAGTTGAAGCAGGAAAAGATTCCACAATGTTCCGCACATCTCCTATGGTAGCTTATCTTAATGTACCAAGCTGGTTACAAACTACCATGCAGGATGATTGGAAATACGTTTATTCAAGATtag ACTCAGAGAAAAATTCAACGTTGAATGAAAGATCTATGCaag ATTCCACTGGCTTGTGTGGCATTGGTGTTCACACAACAACCAACAACAGGAAAATGTATTGGTGTCGTCTTTGTAATTATGCATCTTTTGAAAAAAGCACAATTATGAG ACATCAGCGTACACACACTGGCTTGCGACCTTACTCGTGCACTTTCTGCAACCTCGCTTTCACAACCAAAGCGAATTGTGAACGACACGTACGCAAACGACATCATCATAATATTCAACCCAACACTGACGTTAAAGAAttg gtGTATTGTGATTATGAGTTGCTGAGAAAAGCGAGAACTGGTTCGTTGAAGGAAGATCAAATGTCGAAAATAATTTCTCCGAACACTGGAAGATTCTTCAG TTTCCAGTGTCGAATATGTAAGAGTGCTTTCAGCTCCCGAAGCAATGGAGCAAGACACGTCATGAGCAAACATGGAGTGGTTAATAGAAAAGGTGCAAACGAAGTTATAATGTGCATGAAGCTGAACAAAACTTCGGCAGTCAAATTGAACCAACAAGAAACGAATG ATGAAGTTGTGGAAAGAAAAGCTTTGAACGTACAAACCAACCCCTCACAATCGATg GGTGTAACTCCAAAAAATCCGAGATTTGACAAGTTCGAGAAACCTGACAAGTTAAAGACGCAATTGCACGTCAACAAGAAATTGATCCCTTTAGCCAAGATACAATCTTTCAATAACACAGTTTCGCATCTGTACGACAAGTTTGACAAGCAGTACAAGAATATGTGTGAAGATTTAAATCTGCCAG ATACAGAAGATATAAATGGGAGCAAAAGTTTTATCGTTCGTATTAACAACGCCATACAAGCCTTGACGAAGGTGTTTGAAAATTGTCAGGCATCTGGAAAGTACCAGCCAACCATTTATTCGAATAAACCATCTCCGAAAATAGTTTCAAACCATGATCAGATGATGAATGGTTCCAATTCCTTCACACAGGATGATATAg CTAAAGATCCAGACTGTGACTATGCCCAATTATTTGCTGATGGCAAACTTAATTGTGTGGATGATGTGGGAGATAATGTATTACCAGCTATACAAGACACTTATTCATATTCAGCAAACTTTAGTAAAGAGTTCCCTGCAGAATCCTCAG TTAAACCTGTTGAACAAAACATGTTCAATTCCTCGTGGGAAACGAATGATTTTACGAGTGTTGAAGATTTGGTGGAATTTATTCAACATCCAAAAGTTAAACCTATTGGAG aAAGTCTCGATAATGATGAAATAATGGAAATACAGGgagaaaaaagtttaaattttagcgACAAACAGAAATCTCCACAG aGTTCTATTTCTTCATTAAAATCTGGGGATGGTTGGACTTCTATGTCCGATAATGCTGTACAACGAAG ATATTTAAAGGAAGTTTTAAATGAAGAAAACTCGATGACAAATGATTCAGTATATGAAGAAGCATTACCTACAATGGTACAAACCTCCAATAGGTTGTTTCGTAAAG gcaaCCGAATTTCTAAGGTCGAAAATGAATCCAAAGCTATGTTGGTAACAAATAGAACACGAAAATGTCCGAAATGTAACAAAGTGTTTCCATGGGCGTCGTCGTTGCGTCGACATATTATGACACATACTGGCCTGaag CCATTTATGTGCGGACAATGCTCAATGCAATTTACCACTCGCTCAAATTTGCTGCGTCATGTTTACCGCCGTCATGGTTTGGCACCTacggaaaaaaataatgattaCGTCATCACTTTGTCCATGAGTCAGCAAAAAAAGCTTGCGGAAGAATGCAGTAATTCAAATGTGACCAGCAAAGATTTGGAACACAAAGTTAGA CCCATAGTTAGCAAAGAAGATGTGGTTTTACctgaaaagaataaaattgcGGTTGATCAAGTTAAAACACCCGAAGTAAAAAACGAGGGGGTGGTTTATAATAAG CGTTATGCTTGTGGTCTATGCGGCGTTCCGTTCGCAAATCGATCAAATCTTGTCCGACATTTGCAACGTTTACACGAGACAACCAAAGATCATCCAAACTTTAAG GAAATGTTGTTAAAACTAGACACTTCTCGTCATTCGGAATCGGAACTGGATTCATCAATAAGTGACATAGGCGGAAGAAAGTTCGATCGGAAACTTGGAATTGATCAAAATAtcttgaaaaagaaaaacagatACCTTCCAAATTCACCAAATACCACTGATTCCAAG GAATTTAAATGCGGGATTTGCTTTATTGGCTTCACAAAGAGAAACAACGCCGCTCGACacatacaacaacaacatagtATTTCGAAAAACGGAACAAACTTTTGCAAGCTCATTATACATAGTAAACCTCAAACAGCCTCGTCATATGAGGAAGATTCTGACGCCAAACTGCAAACCAGT AAATCTACTGCTCCAGATTTAACGAAAGATATTCGTATTGAAGTGAAACAAGTGGACGAACCAAAAGTTGTCGTGAAAACTGAAAGCATG GAAGAAGAGATGAAAGAAGTGGAAAATGAAACACAAAAGGAAACTTTAGAAAAA AATAACTGTTCGACGGAAGATGACAAAACGAAGCCGGAGTCTCCAATTGAGGAAAAAACTTCTGATGTTTCCAAGTGGTCTGGTAGAAGAAGATTAACAACAAgaaaacat GCGATAAAAAAAGAAGTCCAAGAAATTACTTCAAATGCTACGAAAAAAAATTGCGAAAATGAACTTCCTAAGTGGAAAGGAAGAAAACGATCCGCTTCAAGGAAACGG ttGGAAGGTGAAGCTTCAGGTGAATTTACAATTTTGATGCAAAAGTCGACAGAATCGCATACAAAACGAAAG gATTCAAACTCAAAATTGCGGAAAACTGAGTAA
- the zf(c2h2)-69 gene encoding uncharacterized protein zf(c2h2)-69 isoform X4 translates to MLAHQDINRLNLCKSCNLFFPTIHSLQVHLQNKHQTNKGAESSNETLNDQDSFMKLLSLNKPIKTVAQDVSVKVEAGKDSTMFRTSPMVAYLNVPSWLQTTMQDDWKYVYSRLDSEKNSTLNERSMQDSTGLCGIGVHTTTNNRKMYWCRLCNYASFEKSTIMRHQRTHTGLRPYSCTFCNLAFTTKANCERHVRKRHHHNIQPNTDVKELVYCDYELLRKARTGSLKEDQMSKIISPNTGRFFSSRSNGARHVMSKHGVVNRKGANEVIMCMKLNKTSAVKLNQQETNDEVVERKALNVQTNPSQSMGVTPKNPRFDKFEKPDKLKTQLHVNKKLIPLAKIQSFNNTVSHLYDKFDKQYKNMCEDLNLPDTEDINGSKSFIVRINNAIQALTKVFENCQASGKYQPTIYSNKPSPKIVSNHDQMMNGSNSFTQDDIAKDPDCDYAQLFADGKLNCVDDVGDNVLPAIQDTYSYSANFSKEFPAESSVKPVEQNMFNSSWETNDFTSVEDLVEFIQHPKVKPIGESLDNDEIMEIQGEKSLNFSDKQKSPQSSISSLKSGDGWTSMSDNAVQRSHRYLKEVLNEENSMTNDSVYEEALPTMVQTSNRLFRKGNRISKVENESKAMLVTNRTRKCPKCNKVFPWASSLRRHIMTHTGLKPFMCGQCSMQFTTRSNLLRHVYRRHGLAPTEKNNDYVITLSMSQQKKLAEECSNSNVTSKDLEHKVRPIVSKEDVVLPEKNKIAVDQVKTPEVKNEGVVYNKRYACGLCGVPFANRSNLVRHLQRLHETTKDHPNFKEMLLKLDTSRHSESELDSSISDIGGRKFDRKLGIDQNILKKKNRYLPNSPNTTDSKEFKCGICFIGFTKRNNAARHIQQQHSISKNGTNFCKLIIHSKPQTASSYEEDSDAKLQTSKSTAPDLTKDIRIEVKQVDEPKVVVKTESMEEEMKEVENETQKETLEKNNCSTEDDKTKPESPIEEKTSDVSKWSGRRRLTTRKHAIKKEVQEITSNATKKNCENELPKWKGRKRSASRKRLEGEASGEFTILMQKSTESHTKRKDSNSKLRKTE, encoded by the exons ATGTTGGCCCATCAAGATATAAATCGTTTGAATCTTTGTAAAAGCTGTAACTTGTTCTTTCCTACCATTCATTCTCTGCAAGTTCATCTGCAAAATAAGCACCAAACAAACAAGGGAGCTGAAAGTTCAAATGAGACGCTGAATGATCAAGACAGTTTTATGAAATTACTTTCGTTAAACAAGCCAATAAAAACAG TTGCTCAGGATGTATCTGTGAAAGTTGAAGCAGGAAAAGATTCCACAATGTTCCGCACATCTCCTATGGTAGCTTATCTTAATGTACCAAGCTGGTTACAAACTACCATGCAGGATGATTGGAAATACGTTTATTCAAGATtag ACTCAGAGAAAAATTCAACGTTGAATGAAAGATCTATGCaag ATTCCACTGGCTTGTGTGGCATTGGTGTTCACACAACAACCAACAACAGGAAAATGTATTGGTGTCGTCTTTGTAATTATGCATCTTTTGAAAAAAGCACAATTATGAG ACATCAGCGTACACACACTGGCTTGCGACCTTACTCGTGCACTTTCTGCAACCTCGCTTTCACAACCAAAGCGAATTGTGAACGACACGTACGCAAACGACATCATCATAATATTCAACCCAACACTGACGTTAAAGAAttg gtGTATTGTGATTATGAGTTGCTGAGAAAAGCGAGAACTGGTTCGTTGAAGGAAGATCAAATGTCGAAAATAATTTCTCCGAACACTGGAAGATTCTTCAG CTCCCGAAGCAATGGAGCAAGACACGTCATGAGCAAACATGGAGTGGTTAATAGAAAAGGTGCAAACGAAGTTATAATGTGCATGAAGCTGAACAAAACTTCGGCAGTCAAATTGAACCAACAAGAAACGAATG ATGAAGTTGTGGAAAGAAAAGCTTTGAACGTACAAACCAACCCCTCACAATCGATg GGTGTAACTCCAAAAAATCCGAGATTTGACAAGTTCGAGAAACCTGACAAGTTAAAGACGCAATTGCACGTCAACAAGAAATTGATCCCTTTAGCCAAGATACAATCTTTCAATAACACAGTTTCGCATCTGTACGACAAGTTTGACAAGCAGTACAAGAATATGTGTGAAGATTTAAATCTGCCAG ATACAGAAGATATAAATGGGAGCAAAAGTTTTATCGTTCGTATTAACAACGCCATACAAGCCTTGACGAAGGTGTTTGAAAATTGTCAGGCATCTGGAAAGTACCAGCCAACCATTTATTCGAATAAACCATCTCCGAAAATAGTTTCAAACCATGATCAGATGATGAATGGTTCCAATTCCTTCACACAGGATGATATAg CTAAAGATCCAGACTGTGACTATGCCCAATTATTTGCTGATGGCAAACTTAATTGTGTGGATGATGTGGGAGATAATGTATTACCAGCTATACAAGACACTTATTCATATTCAGCAAACTTTAGTAAAGAGTTCCCTGCAGAATCCTCAG TTAAACCTGTTGAACAAAACATGTTCAATTCCTCGTGGGAAACGAATGATTTTACGAGTGTTGAAGATTTGGTGGAATTTATTCAACATCCAAAAGTTAAACCTATTGGAG aAAGTCTCGATAATGATGAAATAATGGAAATACAGGgagaaaaaagtttaaattttagcgACAAACAGAAATCTCCACAG aGTTCTATTTCTTCATTAAAATCTGGGGATGGTTGGACTTCTATGTCCGATAATGCTGTACAACGAAG TCACAGATATTTAAAGGAAGTTTTAAATGAAGAAAACTCGATGACAAATGATTCAGTATATGAAGAAGCATTACCTACAATGGTACAAACCTCCAATAGGTTGTTTCGTAAAG gcaaCCGAATTTCTAAGGTCGAAAATGAATCCAAAGCTATGTTGGTAACAAATAGAACACGAAAATGTCCGAAATGTAACAAAGTGTTTCCATGGGCGTCGTCGTTGCGTCGACATATTATGACACATACTGGCCTGaag CCATTTATGTGCGGACAATGCTCAATGCAATTTACCACTCGCTCAAATTTGCTGCGTCATGTTTACCGCCGTCATGGTTTGGCACCTacggaaaaaaataatgattaCGTCATCACTTTGTCCATGAGTCAGCAAAAAAAGCTTGCGGAAGAATGCAGTAATTCAAATGTGACCAGCAAAGATTTGGAACACAAAGTTAGA CCCATAGTTAGCAAAGAAGATGTGGTTTTACctgaaaagaataaaattgcGGTTGATCAAGTTAAAACACCCGAAGTAAAAAACGAGGGGGTGGTTTATAATAAG CGTTATGCTTGTGGTCTATGCGGCGTTCCGTTCGCAAATCGATCAAATCTTGTCCGACATTTGCAACGTTTACACGAGACAACCAAAGATCATCCAAACTTTAAG GAAATGTTGTTAAAACTAGACACTTCTCGTCATTCGGAATCGGAACTGGATTCATCAATAAGTGACATAGGCGGAAGAAAGTTCGATCGGAAACTTGGAATTGATCAAAATAtcttgaaaaagaaaaacagatACCTTCCAAATTCACCAAATACCACTGATTCCAAG GAATTTAAATGCGGGATTTGCTTTATTGGCTTCACAAAGAGAAACAACGCCGCTCGACacatacaacaacaacatagtATTTCGAAAAACGGAACAAACTTTTGCAAGCTCATTATACATAGTAAACCTCAAACAGCCTCGTCATATGAGGAAGATTCTGACGCCAAACTGCAAACCAGT AAATCTACTGCTCCAGATTTAACGAAAGATATTCGTATTGAAGTGAAACAAGTGGACGAACCAAAAGTTGTCGTGAAAACTGAAAGCATG GAAGAAGAGATGAAAGAAGTGGAAAATGAAACACAAAAGGAAACTTTAGAAAAA AATAACTGTTCGACGGAAGATGACAAAACGAAGCCGGAGTCTCCAATTGAGGAAAAAACTTCTGATGTTTCCAAGTGGTCTGGTAGAAGAAGATTAACAACAAgaaaacat GCGATAAAAAAAGAAGTCCAAGAAATTACTTCAAATGCTACGAAAAAAAATTGCGAAAATGAACTTCCTAAGTGGAAAGGAAGAAAACGATCCGCTTCAAGGAAACGG ttGGAAGGTGAAGCTTCAGGTGAATTTACAATTTTGATGCAAAAGTCGACAGAATCGCATACAAAACGAAAG gATTCAAACTCAAAATTGCGGAAAACTGAGTAA